CCGAGAGATTCAACGCCATCCGTCAGCAATTATTGCCAATCCAAGAGCTGATGTCTTATTATCGGTGCGCCATCATGGAAGTAGAGACAAAGTTTAATGTACTTAATGAGGAGATGTCGATTCTATATGACCGTAATCCTATTGAATCCATAAAAAGCAGAGAAAAATCTTTTGAAAGTATTTTTATGAAATTACAACGTAAAGGTCTGCCTATGACAGAAGCTTCTATCGTAAACCATATCAATGATATTGCAGGGATACGCGTTATCTGTTCCTTTCAAGAAGATGTCTATAAGCTCACAGATGCTTTGCTTCAACAAGATGATGTGACATTAATTCTCAAAAAAGATTATATTCGTCACCCAAAGAAAAATGGCTATCGAAGTATGCATTTGATCATTGAAATTCCTATTTTTCTTGCTGAAGCAAAAAAGATGATGCGGGTTGAAATTCAGCTAAGAACTATTGCCATGGATTTTTGGGCAAGTCTCGAACACAAACTTAAATACAAGCAAGATGTTGAAAACTCTGCCCATGTTATCCAGGAATTAAAGGATTGTGCCGACATCATTGCACAGGTTGATCACCGAATGGAGGCCTTAAGACATGAGGTTAGTTTAAACCCTAAAGAGCGTACACCCTAATTAATACGCTCTAAAGTTTCGATAATTTTTTGTTTTTCTCCGCTTGCATTTGTCGCCAAGCGGAGTATTTTTAAATCAATTTTTTTCATAATAGAATCTTTAATTCGATCACGTTCGTATTGCTCCGTTCCTTTTTTATGATAATCGTATCCGTCCACTTCAATAACTAAAACGGGACATGGGTACAATATGTAAACTTTTTAGACGCTTTATTTTTATCTGATATAGACACTTTGTATTTTATCATAGAACTACTGGGTCATCTCATATTTTTCAATAAAATAATTAGATGATATGTGATAAAACATACTTTTATCAATCTTTTTAATTAATTCTATTTGTTGCTGATTATTATTCATGTTTTTTAAGACAAAAAGCATATTATACTTATCTCCATCTGTTCCAATAATGTCAAACGCAACTATTTTCACCTTAATATTCAAATCTTTCTCAAATTCTTTTATCAATGAACTTTCATTTTTTATCAGTAGCTCGTTCATTTGTATTGACTGTATGTAATCCGCATGGAAGAGTGCACCTAAAGAATAACTAAGATTAAAACTACTAAAAAACAAAATACCAATAGGACATAGGAGTAAAAGAATTAAAATATTCAATATTTTGTTTTTAATAGATGCTTCTTTTTCTTTTTTAAAACCACCCTTTAATGTGTTTTTCCTTTTTTTAAAAACTTTGTTTTCTATCGGCGTTATCAAAAGGATATCAAAAATGGATATTGCAAAAAAGGAAGTGTAAAATATATTGATACTATGCAGTGTAAATACACTACTTTTCTTAAGAATTATTATAGAAACCAACGTAATTATAAAAATTGTTATTTTTAACTTATTCTTTCCAGTAATCTTCCCATCCTTATCTTTTAATAAGATATTTAAAATCTCAGGTAAAATGAACAGCAGTATTAGAATGGAGGCTATAATCAATTCTTGCAATTTACTATCTTTAAATATCCAGATTATAATCATTGATAAATGGAACCACATTACAATCAAATGAAAAAAATACCTAGTCGATAATTGTGCAACCCCTTTATAATACAAAAAGAAGATACCTGCAATAAAGATCAGCATAAGAATGAGTATCATCAAATATATACTGGTCTTTGTTCCATATATAGACTGCATAGTTAATGTTATAAAGAAATAAAAAATTAGCATAGATATAAAAGCTGTAGCAAATTTTTTTTTCACAACTAAGTATGCGGTCCAAGTTGAGACAACAATTATAATTATGTATTCAATCCCAAACACAATATTCATTTCTGTAGAAAAACTAGTATAATCTAAAATCATGTCCTTAGACATTGCAAAATCATTTATAACACCAGACAAAATAATTCCATTATAAAAAAAACGACCTGATAGTACCAAAATAGTACCAATAACACTAAACACAACTGTAATTAAAAATCCTAAAAGCAAGTCTGTATGCTTTGTAATAAATGCCAGTATTTTTTCTTTTGAAATTAACACTCCTATTTCTTTATTATCCATCAATACCTCTCCCCGTATATTTGCTCTTTCCTCATCTTCCAATTTCATAGACTACAAATAAGATATATCTTTTCTTAAAGCTTGTTCATACCCTAATAATAAAAGCATACCTACAAAATAGCTTATAACGTCACGAACATCGAAAACACTGCCTAAAACAATGGTTGCTATCGGATATTGATCTAGTCCAAGAAGTTGGGTAAAATTAACTAACTGCAGGAACTCGATAGCAACCGCAAACCCAAACAGATAATAGGGCAATCGCTTAGTCGGTTTTCCTATAAATGCCTTGATAAAGCTATACATTAAGAACATGACAATAACATCCCCGACATAGGGACGGATAAAGTCGTCATGAACATAAATAGCTATGATAACTTCAAGTATAAAAAATATACTTGCCAAAATAAAGTATTTTGGAGAAAATCGAAATGTCTTCATAATGTGTTTCCTTTCTTTTTACTTCACTTTTATAACATTAGGTATCCCGTTATCTAACATTAATCTATAAATCTCCACGTCGCTATATTTGAGCAGATTTCTTAATGCACTCATATATACATCTGGAAAATCCAAACCACAAAAAACTGCTTTTAACGAATTATTTATGTTGATGAAATAGTCGGGTTTTTTATTATCGGTCAATAAGAGTAGTCTATACTCAAACTCGTCTCTCCAATCACTGTTCTTCGTAAAAAACAAGTCTTCCCTATACTTAATCAAGTGTTCTGATATAAAAAACTCTCTGAAATCATGTAGTGCGCCTTCGTTGAGCTCAATGTGATACGCTTGACGCATATCCGATGAAGAATCCTTGTATTTAATATCGCCCCGATATAACTTAAACGAACTGTAAACCTTCTTGATATCCATAACCAAACGATCGCGGGAAAATGCCAGGCATAAGCCACGATGCAGATCGCCATACTGTGCCCACATGCGCATCTTAAAAAAACCGGTCTTGTAGTATAAATCTGCATCTAGGACCGAACTCCCTGTCTTGGTAATAACCCCAGCATTTTTAGAAAAACATAAAAGCTTACTCTCATCTTGACGAATACAGTTCACTTCTTTTTGGTAACGATCATAATCAATCAACGCTTCATCGATAGAATTACGATTTGTCCAATTCAAAGATAAAGATTGATACCCTCTCTCATGCGGGTCATTCACATTTTTAAATGATGAAAATCTTAACTGCATGGCTGTCAATATCAGTTCCATTGCTGTCTCAAGTCTTGTATAGTGAAACAACATGTCCGTTCCAAAATAACGTTCTTCAATCACCTAATCCCTCCTTGTCTCAATTAGCTGTCCATCATCTGCTTTACAAACTCTATAGAATGTTAAATAAATGTGGCACCTCCTGTATAGAATTTGACCACCTACATTACTCATTGGCTATCATTTTCACTTAAAAACCTAGCCGTATTGATATTTCTAACTGTCATGAATGGATACACCTCGTGCCCCACCAATTTATTCAGCTGACTTTTATTTTGATTTTCTCGCAACACATGCCACACAATTGCCCCCTTAATATATATAAGGTCCAGGTATTCACGTTGCATCGGTAATGTCATCAAGGTTTTCTCTGCATCAATCTCAGGAAATAAGTATGCCACATCTGTCTTCTGCTCTTTGTTATTTTGCCACTCTTTTGGAATAGCCGCAAGGATTGCCTGCATCTCTTCCTGACTTTTGACAAGTATAGGAATCGCGAATCCAAACTCCTGTTCAACGGCCTTGGTAAGACTTTTCTCAATATGTGTTCGGTCATCATCAGAGTCAAATAGCGCGTTACCTGAATTAAGATATGTCATAACATTAGAATACCCTAAAGATACGAGAAGATTCTTTAACCGCTTCATCTCAACTTTACGTCTTCCACCGACATTGATGCCTCTTAACAACGCTATATATCTCATAGTTTCCTCCTAATACTAAGGCTTCTGATAGGTTTTCATTAAGTCACACCTTATCTTTTTTGTTAACTTTGAACGTTACCATACTCGATTCAAATCATCTGAATAAAATGAAATCGCTCTATTAAATTTTTCTATATCTTTATCCGAGGATGAGTTTGCTAACAACTTTAATAATATGCTTACAGATTTTTCATACTCTTTAAGATTATATAGTGTCATTGCATAAAATACTTCTAGTGCCTTATTGTCATATTTATCAATGCTACTTTCTAATAAAGTCTTGGATTCATTGTACTGACCTATGGTTCTATATGTACTCGCCAATCCGATGATTGCTTCAACTTGATCTTCTTCACTCAATCCTAACGATATAGCTTTTTCATAATACGCAACAGCTTCCTTTTCATACTCCAAAACATCATAACACCACGCTAACTGATAATTTACTTCTGCATTTTCATTATCCTTGTTTAACAACAATTTTAAAATATCAATAGCTTCTTCTACCTGCCCATTTTCTCTATATTTAATTGCTCTATCTAGTTCATTCATACTTTAACTCCTTTCTATCTATATTTTTGGTAAAATAGATTTGAATATTTCGGCAAAACAAATTAAAAAGTAATTGCCAGTACATTCACAATCAAATATCCTTTTAAGTACACCACATACTTGGAAGGAGCGAGAGGACGTGCTGACAATTACTCAAATAGATTATATACGAAAACTGTACTTTGATAAAGGACTTTCTGTAGATGAAATCCATAAACGTACAAATCATGCCAGAAACACCATCACTAAATATCTTGAAATGGAGGATTTTAACCCTCCAAAATACGCACGAACTAAGGATCGTAAGTCGGATCTGATTAGACCCTTTGTCCGTCAGATTCTTCTGGAGAACAAGAATAAACGTAAGAAACAACGTCATACGGCAAAACGTATCTACGATAGAGCCATTCAAGAAGTGCCTGATTTATGCCTTGTAACCGAAAGAACCATGCGATACATTGTTGCTGAGGAAAAAGCCAATAATTTATACCGAAAAAGAATGCTTCTTAGACCTTAATCATCCAGGTGGTGAAGCTCAAGTTGATTTTGGTGAGATTGATGTCTATAAAGACGGCAAACTCATCAAAGCCCACGAGTTCGTAATGACACTTCCGGCAAGCAATGCTGGGTTTTGCCAAGTTACCTTCAGTGAAACCATGGGAGCCGTTTGCCAAAGTATGGAAAAAATCTTTGAACATATCGGAAAAGTACCCAAACGCATCTGGTTTGACCAGATGGCAGCTGCCTGCCTACGGCAGAAAGATGTCAACGGAAATGTTATTCCTAATCCGAGGTTTCATGCCTTTGCTGTTCATCATGGTTTTGACATTGTCTTTTTGTAATCCTTATTCAGGGAATGAAAAAGGATCTGTCGAAAACAAAGTCGGTTACTTCAGAAACAATCTATTCATACCTGAACCGGTTATTAATGATATCAATGATTACAATCAACATTTTTTAAAACGTTGTGATAAAAATAATCAGCGTTATCATTATAAAATACATGCATCAACATTAGCATCGCTTCTGATTCAGGAAAAAAAGCTAATGCATGATACCAACCTTACTCCCTTTGATTATTCAAAGGAAGTAAAATACAGATTATATAAAAACGGTCATATCAAAGTTGATTCTAATGAATACTCTGTTTCACCACAACACTGGCAAACCTACGTAGCGACACTTGATAAAGATAACTTACGTGAGGCTTTATATTTCCTCAAACATTGTCTTATTGAAAAGGATATGGCCTTCGCAAATGAGGTTGTTAAAGAAAATATGAAGCAGCACGTTATGGAACCGGAAGCAGTGAACGATTTATGAAAAAGCTTAAAAAGGCAGATCTGCTTATATTAGATGAATGGGGATATCTTCCACTTCATCAAGAAGGTGCCAGGTTACTCTTTGAAGTCATTAGTATGTGTTATGAACAAAAAAGCATTATCATAACAACAAATATTGAGTTCAGTCATTGGAAAAACTTTCTTTTCGATGAAAAACTAACGGCTGCTATTATCGATAGAGTCATCCATCATTCGCATTTATTAGTATTTGATGGTCCCAGTCACCGAAAGCAGAATGCACTTTTAAAATAGTAACCCATTAACCGAATGTACTGATCAAAATGTTTTGCCATTTTATTAAAATATCTATTGCCAAATACAATTTAAGTGTAGCAAAATCGAATTCCATAGTAATATAGGCGTAATTAACTCATATATATGTTAGTTTATCTTAAAAAATGCTCATCGTTTCCAGTCATATTTAGTACGTACTGTTGTATTTATAAACGCATTCAAGCCGTCTCCCTGTTGCGCTAAAACTTTCATACGTTCAACATTATTTACACCTGCACTCTTATACGAATAACAATATACGCCACCACCTTTAAATTGAACTGTTACAGAATCGTGTCCAATTTCATACGATTGAACACCTGAATTTTTGTCAACATCTTTATATTTAATCATCTTTCCATCTCCTATCAATGAGAAACTATCACCTATATTACTATACAATTGTCAAGGAAAAATCAAGAATTAATATCAAGATCTAATCCTCTTTGTGCTATTCAACATGTTCACACTTTGGGCATGGTGGAAATTTATCAGAAACACCGCTTAACACAACCTTATCTCCGTAATCACTTATTTAAACAACACAAAAATTCTTTAGGAAAAATTATATGTTACACAATGTCTAAAAACCGAACATCTCGTCAATGTTGTTGGCTCTTATCTTTATTGTATTATCATTACCCTTTTTCTTGTCACTTCGTGCTGTTCCATAAATATCAAAATCCCAATGGCCTTTAATAAATCTAAGCTTTAGTGACTGTGGCTTATACTTGTCCTTGCGTTCCAAATCAATACAACTTCTTACAGTTTCCCTATCAAGTAGTAAGAGTTTGCTTTTATTTAAATCTTCTTCTCCACATATACAGCAAAACACAAATGTTCTTTCTGTCATTAAAATTTCATTTAATTCGTCTACTTGATCTTCTGTGTATGGAAATGACCATATCTTACGATTATTCGCCTTACTTTTACTAGTAGGTTTACCAATGTACTTCACATATACACGGAAGTCCCCCTCGTTTGTTGTAAAATCATATACTTTGCGACCAACAGTATTACGACCTTCAAACAATGCAGGTTTTACTCCATTATTTAGGACATATGATAAAAATGCACCTGTGTAAAAATCTTCTTTCCGTAAATCCATAAATCTCTCCTTTCTTAAGCTAATTGAATGTTGCGGCTAGTGCTTCTATTATCGAAGTAAATGATTTCAGATAACGTTCCCGCAGTTCCCGACTTGTGCATCCTCCGATTTCCTGTACATGTTGGGAACTGGCGTGTTAGATGATGCTATCAATCGTCCTACAGAAACAATCTCCAAATCTAGCAATCGTGATTTCTTCTTTAGAACATTGATTAAAAGCCTAATACAATAAACAACAAGTATAATTATTAGAATAAGTACAGTAACTGCTATTAGTTGAAATATGACTTGGATTAATGTTTGAAAATCAAATCCTAATATTCTAGTATTATCCATATATAAATTCCTTTCAGTTTATAAAACAGATTGGTTTAATCAATTACACTCATATCTTAAATTTCAATTTGACGCTGAGTTAACTATTTATTCATAGTCTATATCGAATTACTAGAAGCACCAATTACAACGGTAGTAACTGGTACTTCTTACAAATGTTCTGTGATTTTTCCTGATGTGAATTTATATAGCTTTTTAAAGCTTTAATCATTCACTTGGAAATTTCAGAAAATTTTATCACAGATACTACAAGGGTTACCTCTTGTAGTAATAATAACTTTGTTTTGTTACGCACTGGGTAGGATAATGTAGTCCCCCACCATCAAATAGAATTTTCTAATTCTATTCCTCGCATATTAATCCTGCCTTAATGTATTCTGCCTTTAAAATCGAGTATACTACTTCATAATTATCATTCAGATACTCTATATCGATTAACTGGCTTTCATTGATTAATAAAGACTCTACATCCATCGCCTCAAAATCATAGGTCATATTTAACACAATATAATTACTCTCAATTTCACTACTATAGCTAAATCCACTAAAATCAAAAATTTCGTTAGAAAAGGTTTTATCCGCTAACTCCTTTTTCATTTTTAAATCATCATACTTGCCATCTATTAATTCGTATTTATCCATAACCACAGTTTTAATAACGATATCATCAATATGATAAACTTCAACCTGATATGAATTTTTTACCTTCGACTCGTAAATATTAGTCTCAGTAGGTTCTATGCTGAATTTAGAAATCACTTCTTCGTTTGAAGTACATCCACACAATATAAATATTACAAATATGCATATACTTAATATTTTTTTCATGTAATTAATCTCCTGGTCTTATTTTCACAGCCCATTTCCAACAGTTAACTGAAGGTCAAATCAAATTTTAACATTCACTATTTGCAATCACTTCATATCAACCTAATACTAGCACTACATGGACGTAGTGCGGAAACTACATGGTAGGGTTTCATCTAACGTTCCCGCAGTTCCCGACGTATATATTCTCCTTACTCCTGCACATGTTGGGAACTGGCTTGTTAGCTGGCGTTATAACCGCCCTCTGTGCAATACATTAATTATCATTAACATATATGCCAAATTTATCTCTTCCAACGATTATATTATTATGCCTTATAGTACATTGCATATAATGATGTCCTTTATAGGCTGTTGTTTCAAGACAATATAAAACCCCTCTGTATCTCTCTACTTCAAACTCTAATCCTGATTCCGAATTAGAAGCCTCTATGCCTCTGTTAATAACGCTCCATTCTATATCATAATCTTCAAAATTATCGAGGCCAAGAATAGAGAACTTTAAATCTATCCCTTTTTTAATGGATTTGCTATTGGCTATGTAATCCTCCAGGTTATTTGAATCTTCACCATATTTGCACTGCAATTCTATATTACTAAAAATGTCATTTTTAGGTACAAAGCTAAAAGTTCTAATATATTTCTCCCATTCAAATTGAAACATCTTATATCTCAACTCATTTCGATTTACTATGTACCTATCACTTTTAATCTCTCCATCAACTTGCTTCTTTTTAATGCTGATAAACTCTTCTGGAATATCTAAATGTGTTAAGATATTCTGTCCAATCATAATTTTATTAGCCGAACATTTACCTTGTAGTTTTGCAGCTAAATCAGTATGTAGACTTGTTGTTGTCGTTTCACTACAGTCACGTATTCCGTATTTTGACCATAAAACATCTTTGTCGTAACCAAGATCTAAACCTACCCTTAACTTGATTGGTTCAATACCTTCTTGTTCAAACTGAATCTTAAGGTGTTCATTTATATAAGCCTGTAAAATCGAACAAGCATTGAGCGCATTAATAACTGCATTGGATATGGTTGAGGCTCTATCGCCGAAATATCCGAATATAGCATCCCCCTGGAGCCTATGTACATGACCATCACACCCCTGAAAAATCTCTATAGCTATTGACAGAATACGATTTTTTATCATCCTTACTTTTGACAAATCATATTTAAAAGCAAGGTTTGTTGAACCTTGTATATCAACAAAAACACTTATTACATATTGGTTTACTTCTTCACCTTCACTCATCTCTAAAAAATCTGGATGTGTTCCAATTCTTTCATTATATTCTCCTGATTTGTTTAACAAAGTCCTAATATGTTCAGTAACAGATTTTCCAAGTCTAGGCACTAAAGCTGATTCAGAAAACGCTCTCTTTTCAATACCATGCTCTAGATCGAATGAAAAAATACTCCCTCCATCAGCTATATTAAATAATTCATTTAGATACATATTCTCCCCCCTACAATGTACAAAATAATATTAATATCCACGGCATTACTGCACCAACAATGAAGACTATTATTGATGCTCTCAGGATATTATGTTTATCAGTTGAAATCTTAGCTACTTCAACTATCTGACTTACTATATCATCTTCAAATGAGTACCCATCTGATGATATATATTCTTTATAGTATTGATGTCCCTTTTTTGCTATTGTTCTGATACAATAAAGTTGTAACACCAAGAGCGAGTTTGATGATATAATTCAAACTTGAAAAGGAGTTACGATTATGGCAAATAACAAATATGATAAGGTCCTCCAGGACAAAATTATCCGTCTTCATCTTGAAGAAGGAAGAACCATCAAAAGTTTAAGCGACGAATACAACTTAGGTAATGGCACACTCAGATATTGGCTGAATAAGCACCGTGAAGAATGCAAGAACAACCCACAGTTACAAAGCGAAACAAATCAAATGCTTGAAATTCAACGCTTGAAGAAGGAACTTGCCGAGACCAAGAAAGAGAATGATTTCTTAAAAAAGGCAGCAGCATTCTTCGCGAAGGAAATCGACTAAAGAAGTACGAGTTTATTCGTGAGTATCATCTAGAGTTTGGCGTAAACTGGTTGCTAAATAAACTTAGCCTTTACCCAAATGACTACTACAATTACCTAAAAGACCGCAAAGCAGCCTATCGTCAGCAAAAAGAAACATTGAAGCAACAGATCAAAGATGTGTATCACGAACTTAACGGAGCCATTGGTTACCGAATGATCTGCGATTTACTGAACCGTAAAGGGATTCAGTGCTCTTATGGTACCGTTTATTCATACATGCGTGAAATAGGCATTAAAGCCATTGTACGTCGCAAGAAGAATCCGTATATCAAAGGTTATCAGCATCACATTTTTGATAACCTGTTAGGACAAAACTTTACTGCTGCAAAGCCTAATCAGGTTTGGTGTACCGATTTTACATACCTTAGTCTGAAGAATGGTTCTAAACGCTACAATTGTAGCATTATCGACCTATATGACCGCAGTATTATAGCTAGTCTCAACAGTAAATGGATTGATTCTAACCTTGCCATAGAGACCTTGGAGGTTGCACTAGAGGCAAATCCTGTAAGGGATGAATTGATTCTCCACAGCGACCAGGGGTCGCAATACGCCTCAAGGGATTTCATTGCCTACTGTGCTAATAATGAGATTACTCAAAGTATGAGCAGAGCCGGCAATCCGTATGACAACGCTCCGATGGAACGTTTCTATAATACATTGAAAACAGAGTTCGTATATCAGTACTCTTTTGAGACCGATGAAGATCTTAACCAAGGCATCTATGAATACATCTTCGATTGGTATAACCATCGTAGACCACACTCATATAACGGTGGTAAGACGCCATTTGAAATGAGACATTCAAACTAGCCACTGGTATGACAATTTTGCTTGACTAGAACATATAGTCATAAAAAACATTGCTGTATCAATTTCGTTTATATTCTTCTTAGACTTAAATATTGGATATATAGAATATAGTGAAAGTAATGCAGATATTATGATACTAACAAGGCTACAATATATAAGAAAACGTATAAAACAATTGCTAGTTGCAATATTTTCTAAAATACTATAGTTAGTTACCATGCCCCCTATTATAAAGGTATTAATTCCCAAAACTATTGTGGATTTTGTATTTGTATTTGATATGGAAGTATCAATTCTTTGAATAATAAATTTCATTTCCTCTATATCCATTGTTTTCTCCTTAATATATTTATTAGGTTACGAAGCAAAGCTTATAATGTTAGCTAACGTCCTGTGAGTTGACGACGTGGACATTCTTCCAATTTCCTGTCCATGTTGTCAACTCGCTGTTATGCGAAGTGATTAACGGTAGTTTCTGATAGACCTTTAACTGATAGATATAATCTTTTTATCTCTTCTATAGACATATCAACAATTGGTTCATACATAAACGAATTAATATGTATATTCTCAGATGTAATTATTAGTACCTTATCAATAATCTCCTTAACCTTTTTATCTTCATCTGTTGAGTCAAAGGTAATCAGCCCTCTTAATTCTCTGGTTTGATTTCCAGGAATCTGATTAACCGCTGAAGTATCATCTATTCTTTTTATCATATACTCTTCCGTAAGAAGTCTACATGCCATTGATAAAGTAATCTTAAATTCGATCTGTTCCCTGCGAATATCATTAGTAATAATCCTCTCTGATTCACTCTTGATTAAGTTAATTACGCTCTCATCAGTACGCTGCTCAAACTTAGATATATCTCTTCCCCAAGCAGCACAATATATGTCAATTAAATCCCTAATAAGAATATCATTGGTATTCTTAATCCCCTCCGCTGAATTGTTCTTGATATGCAGTAAATTCGTCAACTGATTATACAACTGTGAGTGTCTTCCCTTTGTATATTCTATGATATTTCTCACAAATGGAATTGCTGAAATATAAATGATATTATCTTTATAAACTCGATTCCTCCATGAATCGAAAACATTTTCAAAATATTGACCATGTTCTAGTATAAGTTCATCTTCACTTCGTACAACAAAGTGAGAACTCCTCTTAATATTTAGCCTACCTGCAACAGTCCTATAGAAATCAAAATTGTGAGTCAATATAATTGGATAAAACAAATGCTCTTCAACGATATCTTTAAGATACTCGATAATTGCATACTTGTTTCTGTAATCGAATGAATCTGCAACATCATCAAACACCAAAAGAGTTTTATTACCTATCTCTTTCCTAGCTGCAATCTCAAACAGAATATTCAACAGATATAGAGCTTTCTTCTCGCCATTACTGAGTCTAGAAATCAATTGCTGTTCAGTGATAACTGTTTCTTCACCCCTATTCTTATATTTAAACGTTACTGATGGAACTTCACTTCTCAATACAACATCTTCTTTATTAACAATAATAATTTCGAATGGCATATTATTGAATCTACTATTAAATTCGTTAACAACTGTATGCCATCTTGAGGATTGCATTTTTGCTTTCTCAATAATTTCCTTAATTCTAAGCTTATTAGCCTTATAGGTTGTAACCATATCCTGAAAAACATCATAATTCATAAGCAAATATGACAACCATAATTTCCTCTTAAATTCTTCAAAATCCAT
This sequence is a window from Vallitaleaceae bacterium 9-2. Protein-coding genes within it:
- a CDS encoding GTP pyrophosphokinase family protein: MTEAERFNAIRQQLLPIQELMSYYRCAIMEVETKFNVLNEEMSILYDRNPIESIKSREKSFESIFMKLQRKGLPMTEASIVNHINDIAGIRVICSFQEDVYKLTDALLQQDDVTLILKKDYIRHPKKNGYRSMHLIIEIPIFLAEAKKMMRVEIQLRTIAMDFWASLEHKLKYKQDVENSAHVIQELKDCADIIAQVDHRMEALRHEVSLNPKERTP
- a CDS encoding DUF2726 domain-containing protein, with translation MYPCPVLVIEVDGYDYHKKGTEQYERDRIKDSIMKKIDLKILRLATNASGEKQKIIETLERIN
- a CDS encoding DUF2809 domain-containing protein; this translates as MKTFRFSPKYFILASIFFILEVIIAIYVHDDFIRPYVGDVIVMFLMYSFIKAFIGKPTKRLPYYLFGFAVAIEFLQLVNFTQLLGLDQYPIATIVLGSVFDVRDVISYFVGMLLLLGYEQALRKDISYL
- a CDS encoding DUF2971 domain-containing protein, coding for MIEERYFGTDMLFHYTRLETAMELILTAMQLRFSSFKNVNDPHERGYQSLSLNWTNRNSIDEALIDYDRYQKEVNCIRQDESKLLCFSKNAGVITKTGSSVLDADLYYKTGFFKMRMWAQYGDLHRGLCLAFSRDRLVMDIKKVYSSFKLYRGDIKYKDSSSDMRQAYHIELNEGALHDFREFFISEHLIKYREDLFFTKNSDWRDEFEYRLLLLTDNKKPDYFININNSLKAVFCGLDFPDVYMSALRNLLKYSDVEIYRLMLDNGIPNVIKVK
- a CDS encoding DUF1697 domain-containing protein, which produces MRYIALLRGINVGGRRKVEMKRLKNLLVSLGYSNVMTYLNSGNALFDSDDDRTHIEKSLTKAVEQEFGFAIPILVKSQEEMQAILAAIPKEWQNNKEQKTDVAYLFPEIDAEKTLMTLPMQREYLDLIYIKGAIVWHVLRENQNKSQLNKLVGHEVYPFMTVRNINTARFLSENDSQ
- a CDS encoding tetratricopeptide repeat protein encodes the protein MNELDRAIKYRENGQVEEAIDILKLLLNKDNENAEVNYQLAWCYDVLEYEKEAVAYYEKAISLGLSEEDQVEAIIGLASTYRTIGQYNESKTLLESSIDKYDNKALEVFYAMTLYNLKEYEKSVSILLKLLANSSSDKDIEKFNRAISFYSDDLNRVW
- a CDS encoding ATP-binding protein, which gives rise to MKKLKKADLLILDEWGYLPLHQEGARLLFEVISMCYEQKSIIITTNIEFSHWKNFLFDEKLTAAIIDRVIHHSHLLVFDGPSHRKQNALLK
- a CDS encoding IS3 family transposase (programmed frameshift); its protein translation is MANNKYDKVLQDKIIRLHLEEGRTIKSLSDEYNLGNGTLRYWLNKHREECKNNPQLQSETNQMLEIQRLKKELAETKKENDFLKKGSSILREGNRLKKYEFIREYHLEFGVNWLLNKLSLYPNDYYNYLKDRKAAYRQQKETLKQQIKDVYHELNGAIGYRMICDLLNRKGIQCSYGTVYSYMREIGIKAIVRRKKNPYIKGYQHHIFDNLLGQNFTAAKPNQVWCTDFTYLSLKNGSKRYNCSIIDLYDRSIIASLNSKWIDSNLAIETLEVALEANPVRDELILHSDQGSQYASRDFIAYCANNEITQSMSRAGNPYDNAPMERFYNTLKTEFVYQYSFETDEDLNQGIYEYIFDWYNHRRPHSYNGGKTPFEMRHSN